From a single Pseudomonas serboccidentalis genomic region:
- a CDS encoding LysR family transcriptional regulator, whose protein sequence is MHKMNDLRRIDLNLLVILDALLSEQHVTRAAERLHLSQPAVSHALARLRDVLGDPLLVRAGSTLVPTARALELVAPLAEALAQVQSLLAPNAFDPSSARRTFRMAMSDYGAAIILPGLIRTLRREAPGIDLQISHASREGMLEGVLNGDIDVAAGVFPEMPNELRSTPLFEERYVCLLDRRTLPADGVLDLPTYLSRPHVLLEMRGSGTPEIERALTSLRERRRVAISLPHWNVAPELISGTDLILTVSSRSVREIDQQELIVLPPPFEIAPFTFVLAWHKRRGADQALNWLNRRIEEGMRSDA, encoded by the coding sequence ATGCACAAGATGAATGATCTGCGCCGTATCGACCTCAATCTGCTGGTGATCCTCGACGCCTTGCTCAGCGAGCAGCACGTCACCCGCGCCGCCGAGCGTCTGCACCTGAGCCAGCCGGCGGTCAGTCATGCGTTGGCGCGATTGCGCGACGTGCTTGGCGATCCACTGCTGGTGCGTGCCGGCTCGACTCTGGTGCCCACGGCGCGAGCGCTGGAGCTGGTTGCGCCGCTGGCCGAAGCGCTGGCCCAAGTGCAATCGCTGCTGGCGCCGAACGCCTTCGACCCATCCAGCGCGCGGCGGACCTTTCGCATGGCGATGTCCGACTACGGCGCAGCGATCATCCTGCCCGGGCTGATTCGCACCCTGCGCCGCGAAGCCCCGGGCATCGACCTGCAAATCAGCCACGCCAGCCGCGAAGGCATGCTGGAAGGCGTGCTCAACGGCGATATCGATGTGGCCGCCGGCGTGTTTCCGGAAATGCCCAACGAGTTGCGCAGCACGCCGCTGTTCGAGGAGCGCTACGTCTGCCTGCTGGATCGCCGCACCTTGCCGGCCGATGGGGTTCTGGATCTGCCGACGTACCTGTCGCGCCCGCACGTCTTGCTGGAAATGCGCGGCAGCGGCACCCCGGAAATCGAACGGGCGCTGACCTCACTGCGCGAGCGCCGCCGCGTCGCCATCAGCCTGCCGCACTGGAACGTCGCGCCAGAGCTGATCAGCGGTACCGATTTGATCCTCACCGTGTCGTCGCGCAGTGTGCGTGAGATCGATCAGCAGGAACTGATTGTGTTGCCACCACCGTTCGAGATCGCGCCGTTCACCTTTGTGTTGGCATGGCACAAGCGACGAGGGGCGGATCAGGCGTTGAACTGGTTGAATCGCAGGATTGAGGAGGGGATGAGGAGTGATGCTTGA
- a CDS encoding type II toxin-antitoxin system RelE/ParE family toxin: MRVEWLRTALKNLDDEAAYIAIENPKAASEFVQAILDCVDHLARFPASGREGRLAGTREWALPDRPYLIPYRVRQGRLQVLRIFHTRRLPPSMW, translated from the coding sequence ATGCGCGTTGAGTGGCTACGTACCGCGCTAAAAAATCTCGATGACGAAGCGGCCTACATCGCGATTGAAAATCCGAAAGCTGCTTCAGAGTTCGTCCAAGCCATCCTCGACTGCGTCGATCATCTCGCCCGATTTCCTGCCTCCGGACGCGAGGGGCGTCTGGCCGGAACAAGAGAATGGGCGCTACCTGATCGCCCCTATCTGATTCCATACCGGGTTCGTCAGGGCCGACTCCAGGTTCTGCGCATATTCCATACTCGCCGGCTTCCTCCCAGCATGTGGTAA
- the relB gene encoding type II toxin-antitoxin system RelB family antitoxin: MSVMSLRLPDEIADTLANLAKATGRSKSYLAVDALREYLAREAWQIEEIQQALKEADAGDFASADEVSTIANKWNANAR, translated from the coding sequence ATGTCCGTCATGTCTTTGCGTCTTCCCGATGAAATTGCCGACACCCTCGCCAACCTCGCCAAGGCGACCGGGCGTAGCAAGTCTTATCTGGCAGTGGATGCGCTTCGCGAGTATCTCGCGCGGGAAGCCTGGCAAATCGAAGAGATCCAGCAAGCGTTGAAAGAAGCCGACGCCGGAGACTTCGCTTCTGCCGATGAAGTCAGCACCATCGCCAACAAATGGAATGCCAATGCGCGTTGA
- the fos gene encoding fosfomycin resistance glutathione transferase has translation MLTGLNHLTLAVSDLPRSLAFYRDVLNLRVEATWDAGAYLSLPGLWLCLSLDAQRGAEPSVDYTHYAFSLDQADFPAFTQKLKAANVREWRDNRSEGASFYFLDPDGHKLEAHVGDLASRLVACRLKPYAGMRFYDES, from the coding sequence ATGCTCACCGGCCTCAACCACCTGACCCTCGCCGTCAGCGACTTGCCCCGCAGCCTGGCGTTCTATCGCGATGTGCTGAATCTGCGCGTCGAAGCCACGTGGGATGCCGGTGCCTACCTGTCGCTGCCGGGGCTGTGGTTGTGTCTGTCGCTGGATGCGCAGCGCGGCGCCGAACCATCCGTCGACTACACGCATTACGCCTTCAGCCTCGATCAGGCGGATTTTCCGGCGTTCACTCAAAAGCTGAAAGCGGCCAACGTGCGGGAATGGCGCGACAACCGCAGCGAAGGTGCGTCGTTCTACTTTCTTGACCCGGACGGGCACAAGCTCGAAGCCCACGTCGGCGATTTGGCATCGCGACTGGTAGCCTGTCGGTTGAAACCGTATGCGGGCATGCGTTTTTACGACGAGTCGTGA
- a CDS encoding LysE family translocator, whose translation MTPSLLMAVLASGFIYGITPGPGVLAVFGIGAAHGRRAGAGFLCGHLLGDVVWCSTALIAIVGAREIGSTAFDVLGVLSGLYLFWLGWRAVRAQRRSDDQPQGAARQPFWHGILFGLTNPKAYPVAVATFTALLSSRAELLNWSMLPALIALSFLGGLLAYAILIGVVGARRVRTLYQRHELMITRLCGVMFIGFAINALVHALPGLLPNKA comes from the coding sequence ATGACTCCATCGCTGCTTATGGCCGTTCTGGCTTCGGGTTTCATCTATGGCATCACGCCGGGGCCGGGGGTGCTGGCGGTGTTCGGCATCGGCGCGGCGCACGGGCGGCGGGCCGGGGCGGGGTTTCTCTGTGGACACCTGCTCGGCGATGTGGTCTGGTGCAGCACCGCGTTGATTGCGATCGTCGGCGCCCGGGAGATCGGCAGCACCGCGTTCGATGTGCTCGGTGTACTCAGCGGCTTGTACCTGTTCTGGCTCGGCTGGCGGGCGGTGCGGGCCCAGCGGCGCAGCGATGATCAGCCGCAGGGCGCGGCGCGCCAGCCGTTCTGGCACGGCATCCTGTTCGGCCTGACCAATCCCAAGGCCTACCCGGTGGCGGTGGCGACCTTTACCGCGCTGCTGTCGAGCCGCGCCGAACTGCTCAACTGGTCGATGCTGCCAGCGCTGATCGCCCTGAGCTTTCTCGGCGGATTGCTGGCTTACGCTATTTTGATTGGGGTTGTCGGTGCCCGACGGGTGCGCACGCTGTATCAACGCCATGAACTCATGATCACGCGCCTGTGCGGGGTGATGTTCATCGGTTTTGCGATCAACGCGCTGGTGCATGCGCTGCCGGGATTGCTGCCGAACAAGGCTTGA
- a CDS encoding sensor domain-containing protein, whose translation MESRNSAPLASYMDLLLDAVCAVDKQGRFVFVSAACERIFGYTPDELIGRPMIELVHPADRQRTLAAARDIMGGEPKHNFENRYVRKDGRIVHILWSARWSEVDQLRIAVARDITERKQAESRQAALYAISEAAHVAEDLLALFKRIHLIIGEWLPALNFSVALYDERCAQLKFPYHVDDHELQPEQPGTVTGRLCAEVVRSGQPILLTPDSPDSPPDFAALVAGQDSPCWLGVPLNSKNGTIGALIVKSLPGGERYTEQDKELLQYVCAQVATAIERQQLHARLKRMAQYDQLTQLPNRELLKDRLKAALTCARDASGNMALLYVDLDRFKQVNDTFGHAVGDMLLQTVASRLKGCVRDTDTVARIGGDEFVVLLHSVHAAEDADSVAAKIRQVLVQPMRLDGHDLHIEPSIGVARYPEHGREEQQLFRHADQAMYAAKRLNHRVMDI comes from the coding sequence ATGGAAAGCCGAAATTCCGCGCCGTTGGCAAGTTATATGGACCTGTTGCTGGACGCCGTCTGCGCCGTCGACAAGCAAGGCCGTTTCGTTTTTGTCAGTGCGGCTTGCGAGCGCATTTTCGGTTACACGCCTGACGAGTTGATCGGCCGGCCGATGATCGAACTGGTGCATCCGGCAGACCGCCAGCGCACCCTCGCCGCCGCCCGCGACATCATGGGCGGCGAGCCCAAGCACAACTTTGAAAACCGCTACGTGCGCAAGGACGGGCGCATCGTGCACATCCTGTGGTCGGCGCGCTGGTCCGAGGTCGATCAACTGCGCATCGCCGTGGCCCGCGACATCACCGAACGCAAGCAGGCCGAATCACGGCAGGCGGCGCTGTATGCGATTTCCGAAGCGGCGCACGTGGCCGAAGACCTGCTGGCGCTGTTCAAGCGTATTCACCTGATCATCGGCGAATGGCTGCCGGCGCTGAATTTCTCCGTGGCGCTGTACGACGAGCGCTGCGCGCAGCTGAAATTTCCCTATCACGTCGACGATCATGAGTTGCAGCCTGAGCAACCGGGCACCGTCACCGGCCGCCTGTGCGCGGAAGTCGTGCGCAGCGGCCAGCCGATTTTGCTGACGCCGGACAGCCCCGACTCCCCACCCGACTTCGCGGCGCTGGTGGCCGGACAGGATTCACCGTGCTGGCTCGGGGTGCCGCTGAACTCGAAAAACGGCACCATCGGCGCGCTGATCGTCAAAAGCCTGCCGGGCGGTGAGCGTTACACCGAACAGGACAAGGAACTGCTGCAATACGTTTGCGCCCAGGTCGCCACCGCCATCGAGCGTCAGCAGTTGCACGCGCGGCTCAAGCGCATGGCGCAGTACGATCAGTTGACCCAGTTGCCCAATCGCGAACTGCTGAAGGACCGCCTCAAGGCGGCGCTGACTTGCGCCCGGGATGCCTCGGGGAACATGGCGTTGCTGTACGTCGATCTGGATCGCTTCAAGCAGGTCAACGACACCTTCGGTCACGCGGTCGGCGACATGCTGCTGCAGACGGTGGCGAGTCGGCTCAAGGGCTGTGTGCGCGATACCGATACCGTGGCGCGCATTGGTGGCGACGAATTCGTGGTGCTGTTGCACAGCGTGCACGCCGCCGAAGACGCCGACAGCGTGGCGGCAAAGATCCGACAGGTGCTGGTGCAACCGATGCGCCTGGACGGCCATGACCTGCATATCGAGCCGAGTATCGGCGTGGCCCGCTACCCCGAACATGGCCGCGAGGAACAACAACTGTTCCGGCATGCCGACCAGGCGATGTATGCCGCCAAACGCCTCAACCATCGGGTGATGGATATCTGA
- a CDS encoding KGG domain-containing protein encodes MPNSRNSNSGNFANDRTKASEAGRKGGKTTTTTVDKEPAKTEMGRKPAQKSK; translated from the coding sequence ATGCCTAATTCAAGAAACTCGAACTCGGGAAACTTTGCCAACGATCGAACGAAGGCGTCTGAAGCCGGTCGCAAGGGTGGGAAAACCACCACCACGACGGTCGATAAAGAGCCTGCGAAAACCGAAATGGGTCGCAAGCCTGCGCAGAAATCGAAGTAG
- a CDS encoding DUF4142 domain-containing protein, which translates to MSRMATQVRRFSFVTLLGLFASSAFASGAAAQSPADFINDASAKGMADIEASRLAHQKSESKEVKDYTIVVINDRTTANQHLAKIAKKLDLPVAPREEIADKAKTMIPQVKDGETFDQAYAASQVKATEEAIQQIQQEAQTTDVPEIKAFADETLPKLQNHLEMARALQASR; encoded by the coding sequence ATGAGCCGGATGGCCACCCAGGTACGTCGTTTCAGTTTTGTCACGTTGTTGGGACTGTTCGCCAGCAGTGCGTTCGCCAGCGGCGCCGCTGCCCAGTCGCCTGCCGATTTCATCAACGATGCTTCGGCCAAAGGCATGGCCGACATCGAAGCCAGTCGCCTGGCGCATCAGAAGTCCGAATCCAAAGAGGTCAAGGACTACACCATCGTCGTCATCAATGACCGCACCACGGCCAACCAGCATCTGGCGAAGATCGCGAAGAAACTCGACCTGCCGGTCGCTCCCCGTGAAGAAATCGCCGACAAGGCCAAAACCATGATCCCGCAGGTCAAGGACGGTGAAACCTTCGATCAGGCCTACGCCGCGAGCCAGGTGAAAGCGACCGAAGAAGCCATCCAGCAGATCCAGCAAGAGGCACAGACCACCGACGTGCCAGAGATCAAGGCATTTGCCGACGAAACCTTGCCGAAGCTGCAAAACCATCTGGAAATGGCTCGGGCGCTGCAAGCCAGCCGTTGA
- a CDS encoding low affinity iron permease family protein → MKFAKISQKLALWAGSPKTFMGALILIGMWGLSGPIFDYNDTWQLIINTSTTIITFLMVFLIQNTQNRDTDILHLKLDELLRVNKEAQNAMLGLESLDLKQLEALRKHYRSLGESEVFNLDGLGEKSKPKQDLNDC, encoded by the coding sequence ATGAAATTCGCGAAGATTTCCCAGAAGCTCGCCCTGTGGGCCGGTAGCCCCAAGACTTTCATGGGGGCGTTGATCCTGATTGGGATGTGGGGGTTGAGCGGGCCGATATTTGATTACAACGACACCTGGCAACTGATCATCAATACCTCGACCACCATCATCACATTCCTGATGGTGTTCCTGATCCAGAACACGCAGAACCGCGACACCGACATCCTGCACCTCAAGCTCGATGAGTTGCTGCGCGTCAACAAGGAAGCGCAGAACGCGATGCTCGGCCTCGAATCGCTGGACCTCAAGCAACTGGAGGCGCTGCGCAAGCATTACCGCAGCCTGGGCGAAAGCGAGGTGTTCAACCTTGATGGGCTGGGGGAAAAGAGCAAGCCGAAGCAGGATCTGAATGACTGTTAG